From a region of the Mycoplasma miroungigenitalium genome:
- a CDS encoding alpha-ketoacid dehydrogenase subunit beta, which yields MEKIQVNNIAAITNALDIMMERDKTVIVYGEDAGFEGGVFRATQGLQKKYGVDRCFDAPIAESAITGTAIGSAVAGLRPVAEIQFSGFVFYGLAQLFGNAARLRNRSRGKLSVPMVLRMPCGGGVRALEHHSESIEALFCHIPGLKVVMPATPYDSKGLLISAIEDNDPVVFLEHKHDYRAFKQEIPAGYYTVPIGKADVKAEGDDLTIVTYGHMVHETFAAIKQLAAEGKDYSIEVVDLRTLKPLDTETVINSVKKTGRLLAISESVQSGSITAEIIARVNEKAFDDLKIAPVRLNGPDVTMPLPALEGLFMVNKDKIATVIKEILK from the coding sequence ATGGAAAAAATTCAAGTAAATAACATCGCAGCCATCACAAATGCATTAGACATTATGATGGAGAGAGATAAAACAGTTATCGTTTATGGTGAAGACGCAGGGTTCGAAGGTGGTGTATTCCGTGCAACACAAGGACTACAAAAGAAATATGGTGTAGATAGATGTTTTGATGCGCCAATCGCAGAATCAGCAATTACAGGTACAGCAATCGGTTCAGCTGTTGCTGGTCTAAGACCAGTAGCAGAAATTCAATTCTCAGGATTCGTATTCTATGGATTAGCACAATTATTTGGTAACGCAGCACGTCTAAGAAACCGTTCACGTGGTAAATTATCAGTACCAATGGTACTAAGAATGCCTTGTGGTGGTGGAGTTAGAGCTCTAGAACACCACTCAGAATCAATCGAAGCATTATTCTGCCACATTCCAGGACTTAAAGTAGTTATGCCAGCTACACCTTATGACTCAAAAGGTCTATTAATTTCAGCTATTGAAGATAATGACCCAGTTGTATTCCTAGAACACAAACACGACTACCGTGCATTTAAACAAGAAATTCCAGCTGGATACTACACAGTACCAATTGGTAAAGCAGATGTTAAAGCTGAAGGTGATGATTTAACAATTGTTACTTACGGTCACATGGTTCACGAAACATTCGCAGCTATTAAACAATTGGCAGCTGAAGGAAAAGATTACTCAATCGAAGTAGTTGACCTAAGAACTCTAAAACCTTTAGACACCGAAACTGTTATTAACTCAGTTAAGAAAACAGGACGTCTATTAGCAATTTCGGAATCTGTACAATCAGGTTCAATCACAGCTGAAATTATCGCTCGTGTTAACGAAAAAGCATTTGACGACCTAAAAATTGCTCCAGTTCGTCTAAACGGACCAGATGTTACTATGCCTCTACCTGCATTAGAAGGTTTATTCATGGTAAACAAAGACAAAATTGCTACAGTTATTAAAGAAATTCTAAAATAA
- a CDS encoding thiamine pyrophosphate-dependent enzyme yields the protein MKFKFIEEGKVMTCPDAMVRFLDINGDLIDKSYKPTASKELLRDMYKNMIRSRSWDNYALTLQKTGRLGTFAPMLGEEAFLSALGFVMKKDDWFIPHYRVLATLLARGESLESVYLYWRGSELGSKFKSNIVPMQVIIGSQISQAAGVAKALKVAGKGQVAFTTIGNGGTNEGEFHEGLNWASLFNLPVVFVISNNRWAISVPEHNSYKVKTLSQRAMSYGLPGLRVDGNDLLAAHEVLSEAAEWAREGHGPVLIEMVTWRQGQHTTSDDPRVYRTREEEIEHEKWEPFHRIEKYLFDNGIVTEKEKETWTEEATEAAKLAYDKSTEMIATEGYDDIFKYTYETLPEELVEQQEAFRRFIK from the coding sequence ATGAAATTTAAATTCATCGAAGAGGGCAAAGTAATGACTTGCCCAGATGCAATGGTTCGTTTCTTAGACATCAATGGTGATCTAATTGACAAATCATACAAACCAACAGCGTCAAAAGAACTATTAAGAGACATGTACAAAAACATGATTCGTTCACGTTCATGAGACAACTATGCATTAACACTACAAAAAACCGGACGTTTAGGAACATTTGCTCCTATGTTAGGAGAAGAAGCTTTCTTATCGGCTTTAGGTTTTGTAATGAAGAAAGACGACTGATTCATTCCTCACTACCGTGTGCTAGCTACATTATTAGCACGTGGAGAATCATTAGAATCAGTTTACCTATACTGAAGAGGTTCAGAATTGGGTTCTAAATTCAAATCAAACATTGTTCCAATGCAAGTTATCATTGGTTCACAAATTTCTCAAGCAGCAGGTGTTGCTAAAGCACTTAAAGTTGCTGGAAAAGGACAAGTTGCTTTCACAACTATCGGTAACGGTGGTACAAACGAGGGTGAATTCCACGAAGGATTAAACTGAGCATCACTATTCAACTTACCAGTTGTATTTGTAATCTCAAACAACAGATGAGCTATTTCTGTTCCAGAACACAATAGCTACAAAGTTAAAACACTTTCACAAAGAGCTATGAGCTACGGATTACCAGGACTACGTGTTGACGGTAATGACTTGTTAGCTGCTCACGAAGTTCTATCAGAAGCTGCAGAATGAGCAAGAGAAGGACACGGTCCAGTTCTAATTGAAATGGTTACATGACGTCAAGGACAACACACCACTAGTGATGACCCACGTGTATACCGTACAAGAGAAGAAGAAATTGAACACGAAAAATGAGAACCATTCCACCGTATCGAAAAATACTTATTCGACAATGGAATTGTTACTGAAAAAGAAAAAGAAACCTGAACAGAAGAAGCTACTGAAGCTGCTAAACTTGCATACGACAAATCTACAGAAATGATTGCTACAGAAGGCTACGACGACATATTCAAATACACCTACGAAACTCTACCTGAAGAACTAGTTGAACAACAAGAAGCATTCAGAAGATTTATTAAATAG